One Styela clava chromosome 4, kaStyClav1.hap1.2, whole genome shotgun sequence genomic window, GGATCTATGCAACAATTTTCATGTTCTTGTTGATAATTAGTATACACTGCTATCGATAACATTCACAAATTTAACAGGATTTCAACGCATTGTTCCATAAGGTCCAGGTAAGacattagaataaaaaataggcATCAAAATAAACATCCACAATTAGGAATTAAAATACTTGGTCATGCCTCAGGTACATATTCGAAGCTTCTTTTACACAGCAGTAGAGGAAAAAACACACTTCAGAGGAAAAAACACAGTATATGAAGTAAACATTCATAAAAAAGACATATTGTGCAGAAATTGTGCATTAGAATtaaataaagttaatttttgcaattataatgtaaaataaaacaatataaaatcttATTGTATTGGCAGACTTACTCACAGTCCCTGACCTCCAAAACTTCTTCACACAATGAATTACCAAACCATATATAATCAAGCTAACATAGACTACAGTACATATGGCAAAATGTCAATGTAATAATACTGTATACTCAAGAAAAGTGGTACGCTGTCTATGAAGGTGTAGGTATGCCtgaatcagtggttctcaaccttaaCACACCAGAAAGCCTGTTACAAAGCAGGTATCATTGTAAAACAATTGAAATTACAATGGATAATGTATTATGACTTAGCTTTGCTCTTTGCTTTGGTGAGATTTCAAAATGCTTGTGGTGTGAACATATCCTACTTTGAACTGTAAAAATGAATTCTATGACTGTCTTTCTCTCTAATAACAAACCGACATGTAGTGCTGACACTATTAAAcaatttgagtaaaatttttGCACAACAATTCGGAAGCATATAATGAAGCGTTCGCTAACACACCAATGGCCTATAAAGAGGCGATTCagctttgaaaatcaaaaaaaaatcaagggCTTTATCACTCTATAAAACACAAAcgaaaaatttgcaaaaacGAGTATCAAACTATAGACCAGtcgttgagaaccactgttctaaacaACTTCCCATAGACAATGTGCattcatattttgaaatgtCATTAATGTGTTGACTGCACATTTTTCTATGTATAATTAGCAGgtattcaaaatgttaaaaaagCCTAGTAAAACTAGCTGCTATTGTATAGTGCACGCTTGAGAAGATTCACTGCTGTTTGCACCAACTTTCGCAAAACAAATTGCTTGCATCCACCTTTGCTCAGTTTGTTCATCGGGTGCTTGAATAATATAATCCCTTTTACTTTTCGGAGGCCTCAAACGAAATACATAACTCATATCATTGATGTGTGCTTCCTCTATCACTGTACTTTGCAacggaatatttttaaatggtCCCTGAAAATGGAATACatgaaaagtaaaattacacTGGAATGAATGATGAAGCAGATGGAATAATACTTGTACTAAACACAAATTCAAAGACCTCCAGGTCCAAATAGGTGATATTCAACAGCATATAGCCGTATTCATACAAGGCCAAATTTGCTATGATCATTTCCTAATCTTAATTTTAGACCTTGCAGATAATGGAGGATCCAAATCACATCACAtaccattttttcatttttttctaccACAGGCTAGTGGTATAAATGGTGAAGATGAATAATTCAATGACCCACAAACTTCCTACATCATGAGCTTAAAccagaaaattattattaacaaGTCATTTTGAGGGATAAAAGTTCAACCAGAAGTGGTTAATTTTATTCTGTGTGAAACCAGAATTGAAACTGCAAATGCATTTTACTAAACTACatagttgtaaattgtaataccAGTAAAACTACAATAACAAGCAATGGTCGCCAATATATATCTtgagaaaagaaaaattattatcaaataatattatattttagaaagaagttgtttaaatatattgggtataactgtaaaataaaacaccaTAATTCTGGACAAGCGATCACATTGACTTCTATGCATACAATGTATACCATACTGAAATGTATCACAAATCGTTTTGAAGTGTCCagaaaatttactgaaaattcaAAGTGATCACTTAATATTATGAACTGCATCAATTCAGTTTTCTACTGTGaatgaaatttacaaaaactcTGTGAGGTATCAAATTTTTGCTGGATGAAATTGTTACCATATGATTCTTTACAGATCTTACATTTAGAATTTGCAGATACATTGTAGAACGACATATAGAAATCCGTATATATGCATTTAAAAACAACATTATGGACTTACCTCTTTCCATACCTCTATAGTCTATACCGTATGCAAACTTACATTTTCTGATTTTCCATAACATAAATTTGAAGAACGTAGTGTGAACCAAGTTCTCTTCCATTTCTTTGTCAGTCTACACCTCTTCATCAACCAACCAGATAGTGCAATCTCAACTTCTGCATCATGATTTTGTGTATCATGATTAGACATTATATAAGATCACAACACTAATGTAACAGTGGGTCTGCAGTTGTgtaaaaatgtagaaaataggttatgaaaatactcaaattagaattttattttgatgttGTACTTGTACATAAGGATGTTCAAACAATTTAAATCGGAAAAAATCTCAATTcaccaatttgaattgaaataatctTGGGACTGCTTTTTTAACAATTCAAAGTTCTCTTTCAGTCTTTCAAGAACACAAACTAAAATGGTTTTGTTCTTGTAAAATATGACCCTTGTAGGAGCCAAACGATGAGAAGTTTTATGGTGCAGGATTTAGTACGGTAAGCCTGTGGGGGAGGTGGACAACAACCTACACAGACAACTCGCATACCTCATACTGGTACAGTCATAAACATGGAATAAATTAGAATTACCAGTATTATACTACAATCAGGgtcgaaatattttgatatatacatatatacatgctGACATGACCACTACagggtctggtatagttcaATTTGGCACACTATACAGATCGGGTGACATTGTCTCATTTCAGAGAAACTCATTTTACCAATGATCAGACACCTCTccctcctttgggagacgtctggacattgttgtccctcgatatcggtaaaaatacagtataatgaagttgtgcaaaatactacaaagaaGTGCAATCaaataacgtcatcattgaatttctctgaaaaataatccgatttaccaaAGGAAAAAAATTTTATCGTGGCATTCAAGAGTTTTTTggaaaaaacggcaattttggtcacatgacggccgcgattaatttggaatattattgagacaagcatggcgcgatatgaTGCTTCTGACGTGGTgccagacgcccctcgtttgtgagacacatagagtgtttgttATATTGAACAAAATGGAGAAAAATTCTtagaatttggatagtgtgccgtactgtagTTTaataccacatgtacttctaatTGGCCTGGcccaacaatttttgcatatgtcaatcctaacccccacctgactacgtcaccgaaaaattacgccATTTGGACGTCACAGTGgtgtaataaggcccaccaaagtatgctgATGGttgtccaaaacgcgcagacaatCACCAGAAATccagcaagctatttctctcgttttctcgtcacaacgatcaccaTACAGCCATATGAGAGATATTGCcggcgttagcgagttcgttatcggctgCGTCGTAgtggcgtaatttttggatggcatagtcaggtgagggtttggaataatatatgcaaaataTGTTATGCTACggccactagaagtacttgtggtactaaactatactagacccgcaCACCTACTCGCTACTCCCAAAGGGTCGCGTGTAGTTTCGTACATAACGTACTTCCAGTAGGCGTAACATAAAATTTCTTAACATGCCAaacctaaccctcacctgactatgccatccaaaaattacgtctcTACGGTAcgatgtcacaatcacgtcatagaccTTGCCAAATACTCCTGtactcgtacgatcgcccgaaatggcatcggctccgacgataaagaactgactaacgtcggggatctctctcctatcgggatcgttacgacgagaaaacttgagaaatggctgttcgatttctcgtctgcgcgtcttggatgacagtttgCATAATTTGAAGGGctctgtgacgtcgtagtgacgtaatttttggatggtgtggtcgagttggggttaggattgacacatgaaaatttttttatgctaggcctactagaagtacggtATGTTAGgcacgaaactacatgagacccctcctaaaccaggggttcccaagcttttttcaggacgaccccaaataGGCTACATCTTTCAAGTTTCCAGTGTGACACCAGGTTAATACGGTATAGACTatatttcatgaaactttagagcttgtttcactggacttttgagtttggtcatgtggggGTACGGTACCCGTACCGGTATTAAGTAAGaaaagctaaaaccaaacagtgatgtcacaataagcgcctacattttctatagaaATCCTCtatcctctcccccgggataaatatgtaaatcctatcctatcctagaataagcatagagcgatgcctatgggcctgttttacagtaccggtaccggtaagcCATGATAccggtacaaactgctaaatttaactgggtttgtcaaatcttagatgttttgtacatccatcctctaccctacctcagcgaccccatgacctgtttgcgactctacctacttatcactccgacccaattcggggtcgcgacccctggtttgggaacccctgcctAAATACTATCAGTGAGTGAATGATGACTTCTGCTGAGTAAATCGAACCGAATGCTGTCACCATCATATGAGCATCGTATCGTACCACTGTGAAGTGACTCTCACGGTGACCTTTGTGTGCAACCAAGCGAAAAGTTCAAATATCATATCAGAATCGGAGGCGGGACTAAATTTCCATACGCAATTAGGAAGcgaatgaatatataaaaatacaaaaataaagttatatacgttatttctgtaaattGGAACAATAAGTGCGTGCCAGAAAAATGTAAAGTGCGAATCATCAAACAACAGCTTATAAATATgagttttaaacaaaaaaaatgcagCACGAGTAATTACTTTAAAAGTAAATATAGTAAAAcatacacttttcaaacattagtcacatgtctttccgcccaagaggggcgagattttattgattgatataaaaaagattcatacactctacacaatacaatttgagtcgatgggtacaaaattttaaaattatgtgtaatccattgctgaaaaaagcctatttcgcctatatcgtcataggtgaaaaatcgtaaatttatgcacttttcaaacattactcacatgtctttccgcccaagaggggcgagattttattgattgatataaaaaagattcatacactctacacaatacaatttgagtcgatgggtacaaaattttaaaattatgtgtaatccattgctgaaaaaagcctatttcgcctatatcgtcataggtgaaaaatcgtaaatttatgcacttttcaaacattactcacatgtctttccgcccgagaggggcgagattttattgattgatataaaaaagattcatacactctacacaatacaatttgagtcgatgggtacaaaattttaaaattatgtgtaatccattgctgaaaaaagcctatttcgcctatatcgtcataggtgaaaaatcgtaaatttatgcacttttcaaacattactcacatgtctttccgcccaaggggggcgagattttattgattgatataaaaaagattcatacactctacacaatacaatttgagtcgatgggtacaaaattttaaaattatgtgtaatccattgctgaaaaaagcctatttcgcctatatcgtcataggtgaaaaatcgtaaatttatgcacttttcaaacattactcacatgtctttccgcccaagaggggcgagattttattgattgatataaaaaagattcatacactctacacaatacaatttgagtcgatgggtacaaaattttaaaattatgtgtaatccattgctgaaaaaagcctatttcgcctatatcgtcataggtgaaaaatcgtaaatttatgcacttttcgaacattactcacatgtctttccgcccaagaggggcgagattttattgattgatataaaaaagattcatacactctacacaatacaatttgagtcgatgggtacaaaattttaaaattatgtgtaatccattgctgaaaaaagcctatttcgcctatatcgtcataggtgaaaaatcgtaaatttatgcacttttcaaacattactcacatgtctttccgcccaagaggggcgagattttattgattgatataaaaaagattcatacactctacacaatacaatttgagtcgatgggtacaaaattttaaaattatgtgtaattcattgctgaaaaaagcctatttcgcctatatcgtcataggtgaaaaatcgtaaatttatgcacttttcaaacattactcacatgtctttccgcccaagaggggcgagattttattgattgatataaaaaagattcatacactctacacaatacaatttgagtcgatgggtacaaaattttaaaattatgtgtaatccattgctgaaaaaagcctatttcgcctatatcgtcataggtgaaaaatcgtaaatttatgcacttttcaaacattactcacatgtctttccgcccaagaggggcgagattttattgattgatataaaaaagattcatacactctacacaatacaatttgagtcgatgggtacaaaattttaaaattatgtgtaatccattgctgaaaaaagcctatttcgcctatatcgtcataggtgaaaaatcgtaaatttatgcacttttcaaacattactcacatgtctttccgcccaagaggggcgagattttattgattgatataaaaaagattcatacactctacacaatacaatttgagtcgatgggtacaaaattttaaaattatgtgtaatccattgctgaaaaaagcctatttcgcctatatcgtcataggtgaaaaatcgtaaatttatgcacttttcgaacattactcacatgtctttccgcccaagaggggcgagattttattgattgatataaaaaagattcatacactctacacaatacaatttgagtcgatgggtacaaaattttaaaattatgtgtaatccattgctgaaaaaagcctatttcgcctatatcgtcataggtgaaaaatcgtaaatttatgcacttttcaaacattactcacatgtctttccgcccaagaggggcgagattttattgattgatataaaaaagattcatacactctacacaatacaatttgagtcgatgggtacaaaattttaaaattatgtgtaattcattgctgaaaaaagcctatttcgcctatatcgtcataggtgaaaaatcgtaaatttatgcacttttcaaacattactcacatgtctttccgcccaagaggggcgagattttattgattgatataaaaaagattcatacactctacacaatacaatttgagtcgatgggtacaaaattttaaaattatgtgtaatccattgctgaaaaaagcctatttcgcctatatcgtcataggtgaaaaatcgtaaatttatgcacttttcaaacattactcacatgtctttccgcccaagaggggcgagattttattgattgatataaaaaagattcatacactctacacaatacaatttgagtcgatgggtacaaaattttaaaattatgtgtaatccattgctgaaaaaagcctatttcgcctatatcgtcataggtgaaaaatcgtaaatttatgcacttttcaaacattactcacatgtctttccgcccaagaggggcgagattttattgattgatataaaaaagattcatacactctacacaatacaatttgagtcgatgggtacaaaattttaaaattatgtgtaatccattgctgaaaaaagcctatttcgcctatatcgtcataggtgaaaaatcgtaaatttatgcacttttcaaacattactcacatgtctttccgcccaagaggggcgagattttattgattgatataaaaaagattcatacactctacacaatacaatttgagtcgatgggtacaaaattttaaaattatgtgtaatccattgctgaaaaaagcctatttcgcctatatcgtcataggtgaaaaatcgtaaatttatgcacttttcaaacattactcacatgtctttccgcccaagaggggcgagattttattgattgatataaaaaagattcatacactctacacaatacaatttgagtcgatgggtacaaaattttaaaattatgtgtaatccattgctgaaaaaagcctatttcgcctatatcgtcataggtgaaaaatcgtaaatttatgcacttttcaaacattactcacatgtctttccgcccaagagggg contains:
- the LOC120326496 gene encoding uncharacterized protein LOC120326496, with protein sequence MSNHDTQNHDAEVEIALSGWLMKRCRLTKKWKRTWFTLRSSNLCYGKSENGPFKNIPLQSTVIEEAHINDMSYVFRLRPPKSKRDYIIQAPDEQTEQRWMQAICFAKVGANSSESSQACTIQ